In one Acidimicrobium ferrooxidans DSM 10331 genomic region, the following are encoded:
- a CDS encoding FliA/WhiG family RNA polymerase sigma factor gives MSDDEVIESAWRRFKHDGDLEARNRLLEHYASLVRFVASRVAVGLPASVDPNDLASYGTFGLIDALEKFEPERGIKFETYAITRIKGAIIDELRAIDWVPRSVRAKAKSVEQAYAALEARLHRPPTDAEVASELGMSEDELLAIYSKISFLGLVGLDEVVMSGERGEGMTLGDTLADRRQSAGGAFEEQERRRMLADSINQLADREKTVLVLYYYEGFTLAEIGRILGVTESRICQIHSKAVLALRGKLGDLIG, from the coding sequence ATGAGCGACGACGAGGTGATCGAGTCGGCGTGGCGCCGCTTCAAGCACGACGGTGACCTCGAGGCGCGCAATCGCCTGCTCGAGCACTACGCGTCCCTCGTTCGCTTCGTCGCCTCGCGCGTCGCGGTCGGGTTACCGGCGAGCGTCGACCCCAACGACCTCGCCAGCTACGGCACCTTCGGGCTGATCGACGCGCTCGAGAAGTTCGAGCCGGAGCGGGGCATCAAGTTCGAGACCTATGCCATCACACGGATCAAGGGCGCCATCATCGACGAGCTTCGCGCGATCGACTGGGTGCCGCGGTCGGTGCGGGCCAAGGCGAAGTCGGTCGAGCAGGCCTACGCCGCGCTCGAGGCACGGCTGCATCGGCCCCCCACCGATGCCGAGGTCGCCAGCGAGCTCGGCATGAGCGAGGACGAACTGCTGGCGATCTACTCCAAGATCTCGTTCCTCGGACTCGTCGGTCTCGACGAGGTGGTGATGTCGGGCGAGCGCGGTGAGGGTATGACGCTCGGGGACACGCTTGCCGATCGTCGTCAATCGGCCGGTGGCGCATTCGAGGAGCAGGAGCGCCGTCGCATGCTCGCCGATTCCATCAATCAGCTGGCCGATCGCGAGAAGACCGTCCTCGTGCTCTACTACTACGAAGGTTTCACCCTGGCGGAGATCGGCCGGATCCTCGGCGTGACCGAGAGTCGGATCTGTCAGATCCACTCCAAGGCCGTTCTGGCTCTGCGAGGCAAGCTCGGCGACCTGATCGGCTAG
- the frr gene encoding ribosome recycling factor, with translation MADPVDIDAELAAFEDRMAKAVRHTEEEFATVRTGRAQAALLDGIVVEYYGERVPLRQLASVTTPDPHSLLIAPYDRNAMGAMERAIRDSDLGVNPTNDGSVIRIAIAPLTEERRRELVKVVRKRAEEGRVAIRGVRRQAKQHFESLQRQGSLTTDDLADIERSLDRLTARFVGELDRALEVKEHDLLEV, from the coding sequence ATGGCTGATCCAGTCGATATCGATGCGGAGCTTGCGGCCTTCGAGGATCGCATGGCCAAGGCAGTGCGCCACACCGAGGAGGAGTTCGCGACCGTCCGTACGGGTCGGGCGCAGGCGGCCCTGCTCGATGGGATCGTCGTCGAGTACTACGGCGAGCGCGTTCCGTTGCGGCAGTTGGCGTCGGTGACGACGCCCGATCCCCACAGCCTGCTCATCGCGCCCTATGACCGCAACGCGATGGGCGCCATGGAGCGAGCCATTCGCGATTCAGACCTCGGCGTCAACCCGACGAACGATGGCTCGGTGATCCGTATCGCGATCGCGCCGCTCACGGAGGAGCGTCGTCGAGAGCTCGTCAAGGTGGTGCGCAAGCGCGCCGAGGAGGGGCGGGTGGCGATCCGAGGCGTGCGCCGGCAGGCCAAGCAGCACTTCGAGTCGCTCCAGCGCCAAGGCTCGCTCACGACGGACGACCTCGCCGACATCGAGCGCAGTCTCGATCGCCTGACGGCCCGCTTTGTGGGCGAGCTGGATCGAGCGCTCGAGGTCAAGGAGCACGACCTCCTCGAGGTCTAG
- a CDS encoding tyrosine-type recombinase/integrase, translating into MVVPAPETRARGWSPSEPRWRIDEFLAENVQLRPATRRRYRVVLSNIQARAASLGAASPAQLDAHVLRRLLAAPGSNGPYAPATRDLERVVLRRYLVWEGSEGALALAAQLAAFARRRPRPLPRGIDETTLGSTLDGLDARADARAMAILELAYATGLRASELCALDRSDLGPGDRWLVVRAGKGGRTRRVPIGEAARTALRAYLATRDDDAPALLLGARGARLSPRGLQRLTRRYLDVHPHQLRHAFATHLLDHGADVRSIQELLGHARLATTEIYTHVSRETLTRVYDATHPRAGRGEA; encoded by the coding sequence ATGGTTGTGCCTGCACCAGAGACACGAGCGAGAGGCTGGAGTCCGAGCGAGCCGCGGTGGCGGATCGACGAGTTCCTCGCCGAGAACGTGCAGCTTCGACCCGCGACGAGGCGACGCTACCGCGTCGTCCTTTCCAACATCCAGGCTCGAGCGGCGTCGCTCGGGGCGGCATCGCCGGCTCAGCTGGACGCTCACGTGTTGCGGCGGCTCCTTGCCGCTCCTGGGTCGAACGGGCCGTACGCGCCGGCGACTCGCGATCTCGAGCGGGTCGTGCTGCGGCGCTACCTCGTTTGGGAGGGAAGTGAAGGGGCACTCGCTCTCGCGGCGCAGCTCGCTGCGTTTGCCAGGCGGCGCCCACGGCCCTTGCCGCGCGGCATCGACGAGACGACGCTCGGATCGACCCTCGACGGTCTCGATGCTCGGGCGGATGCGCGTGCGATGGCGATCCTCGAGCTGGCCTATGCGACGGGGTTGCGGGCGAGCGAACTGTGTGCGCTCGATCGGAGCGACCTCGGTCCGGGCGACCGGTGGCTGGTCGTGCGGGCCGGCAAGGGAGGTCGGACCCGCCGGGTTCCGATCGGCGAGGCTGCCCGGACGGCGCTCCGGGCCTACCTCGCCACGCGCGACGACGATGCCCCGGCACTGTTGCTCGGAGCCCGCGGGGCTCGACTCTCGCCGCGGGGGCTACAGCGGTTGACCCGGCGCTATCTCGATGTCCACCCGCACCAGCTGCGCCATGCCTTCGCCACGCACCTGCTCGATCACGGCGCCGATGTGCGATCGATCCAGGAGCTGCTGGGGCATGCGCGACTGGCGACTACGGAGATCTACACCCACGTGTCGCGCGAGACGCTGACGCGCGTCTACGATGCGACGCACCCTCGAGCAGGGCGAGGAGAGGCATGA
- a CDS encoding NAD-dependent malic enzyme: MPQPSASFSVTVRVELDDPRGIAEVTRVLTERGAVITALDTIESRAGHLVVDVTCNAVDEVHADELHKALDALEGTRVRAMSDRTLLLHLGGVLQVASKVPLRTRDDLSMAYTPGVARVSEAIRNDPAAARNLTIRRNAVAVVTDGSAVLGLGNIGPAAALPVMEGKAILFKRFADVDAWPLCLATQDPDEIVRAVEIIAPVFGGINLEDIAAPRCFEIERRLRERLDIPVFHDDQHGTAIVVLAALLNALRVVGKRLEDVRIVIVGLGAAGVAIARLLLAEGVRDLIAVDVDGIVTPDDPGLDPARREIAEASNPRNIRGDLPEAMEGADAVIGVSRRGVLKAEHLERMAPRSVVFALANPEPEVDPEIARRFAEVVATGRSDEPNQINNVLVFPGFFRGLLDANAREITLAMERAAAHALAAIVAPDELSPAYIVPTVFNPRVAPAIAKAVAGAITDS; the protein is encoded by the coding sequence ATGCCCCAACCGAGCGCGTCGTTCTCGGTGACGGTGCGAGTCGAGCTCGACGATCCTCGAGGGATCGCCGAGGTGACCCGCGTTCTCACCGAGCGTGGTGCGGTGATCACTGCGCTCGACACGATCGAGTCGCGCGCGGGCCACCTCGTGGTCGACGTGACCTGCAACGCGGTCGACGAGGTCCATGCCGACGAACTCCACAAGGCGCTCGATGCCCTCGAGGGTACGAGGGTGCGCGCGATGAGCGATCGCACCCTCCTGCTCCACCTCGGTGGCGTCCTCCAAGTGGCCTCGAAAGTCCCGCTTCGCACGCGTGACGACCTGTCGATGGCCTACACCCCGGGCGTGGCTCGAGTCTCGGAGGCGATTCGCAACGATCCTGCTGCCGCGCGCAACCTCACCATTCGGCGTAACGCCGTCGCGGTCGTCACGGACGGATCGGCGGTCCTCGGGCTCGGCAACATTGGTCCGGCGGCTGCGTTGCCGGTGATGGAAGGCAAGGCGATCCTGTTCAAGCGCTTCGCCGACGTCGACGCTTGGCCGCTCTGTCTCGCGACACAGGATCCGGACGAGATCGTGCGGGCCGTCGAGATCATCGCCCCGGTCTTCGGCGGCATCAACCTCGAGGACATCGCCGCTCCGCGATGCTTCGAGATCGAGCGCCGGCTTCGCGAGCGGCTCGATATCCCAGTGTTCCACGACGACCAGCACGGTACGGCGATCGTGGTGCTCGCGGCACTGCTGAACGCGTTGCGCGTCGTGGGCAAGCGGCTCGAGGACGTGCGGATCGTCATCGTCGGACTCGGTGCGGCGGGGGTGGCGATCGCCCGACTGCTGCTGGCCGAGGGCGTGCGCGATCTCATCGCCGTCGACGTCGACGGCATCGTGACTCCAGACGATCCCGGCCTCGATCCGGCTCGACGTGAGATCGCCGAGGCCTCGAATCCTCGCAACATCCGTGGTGACCTCCCTGAGGCGATGGAGGGTGCCGACGCCGTGATCGGAGTCTCACGACGCGGCGTGCTGAAGGCGGAGCACCTCGAGCGCATGGCGCCGCGTTCGGTCGTGTTCGCCCTCGCCAACCCTGAACCAGAGGTGGATCCAGAGATCGCGCGCCGCTTCGCCGAGGTCGTCGCGACCGGTCGGAGCGACGAGCCGAACCAGATCAACAATGTGCTCGTGTTCCCTGGCTTCTTCCGCGGCCTCCTCGACGCGAACGCGCGCGAGATCACGCTCGCCATGGAGCGAGCCGCCGCGCACGCGCTGGCGGCCATCGTGGCGCCCGACGAGCTCTCACCGGCCTACATCGTCCCAACGGTGTTCAACCCGAGGGTGGCCCCCGCCATCGCGAAGGCGGTGGCCGGGGCGATCACGGACAGCTAA
- a CDS encoding DMT family transporter, whose amino-acid sequence MTTEDRRALASVVAAATLWGISGVVAQRLFDTTDVTALWLVASRIIVSAALLVAWQALRHDPIRHSFSLGPRALRGRLLVFALVGLLGVQATYFLAVATGSAVTATLLQFTSPVLILLWGTLRAWQRPSLIEVVIVIAAVGGVGLVVGISPGEHVGLTAIAWGLASAVVTALYNLAPAPLYRAEPAPRVVTRAFVLGAIPMAPVLIMAWPRSLDGTGWAEVAFVAIAGTALPFALYLTALDRVVALQANIIGTLEPVVAAVVSVALGLAVASLSMGIGVALVVASVIATALTRVGHRPRHSASEPERPLR is encoded by the coding sequence GTGACGACCGAAGACCGTCGAGCGCTGGCCAGCGTGGTCGCTGCCGCGACGCTGTGGGGGATCTCCGGTGTCGTCGCGCAGCGCCTGTTCGACACGACCGACGTCACCGCGCTGTGGCTGGTCGCGAGCAGGATCATCGTCTCGGCAGCGTTGCTGGTCGCCTGGCAGGCCCTCCGTCACGACCCGATCCGGCACAGCTTCAGCCTCGGCCCCCGAGCGCTCCGAGGTCGGCTCCTCGTGTTCGCGCTGGTCGGCCTGCTCGGCGTCCAAGCGACCTACTTCCTCGCGGTCGCGACCGGCTCGGCCGTGACCGCGACGCTGCTGCAGTTCACGAGCCCCGTGTTGATCCTGCTCTGGGGAACCCTCCGCGCCTGGCAACGACCCAGCCTGATCGAGGTCGTGATCGTGATCGCCGCCGTCGGCGGGGTCGGCTTGGTCGTCGGCATCAGCCCGGGTGAGCACGTCGGTCTCACCGCCATCGCATGGGGGCTTGCTTCCGCAGTGGTCACCGCGCTCTACAACCTCGCGCCAGCGCCCCTGTATAGAGCCGAGCCGGCCCCGCGCGTCGTGACACGGGCGTTCGTGCTCGGCGCGATCCCCATGGCCCCGGTCCTGATCATGGCGTGGCCTCGCTCGCTCGATGGGACCGGCTGGGCAGAGGTCGCATTCGTCGCGATCGCTGGGACCGCACTGCCCTTCGCCCTGTATCTCACCGCGCTCGACCGCGTCGTCGCGCTCCAGGCGAACATCATCGGGACCTTGGAGCCGGTGGTTGCGGCGGTGGTCTCGGTGGCGCTCGGACTCGCAGTGGCTTCGCTATCGATGGGCATCGGCGTCGCCCTCGTCGTCGCGAGCGTGATCGCCACGGCGCTCACTCGGGTGGGACACCGCCCCCGGCACTCCGCCTCCGAACCCGAACGCCCGCTACGCTGA
- the tsf gene encoding translation elongation factor Ts encodes MVSASDVQALRRATGAGMLDAKKALEEADGDVERATRLLRERGLASAAKRVDRDNAEGAVALSLLEDRAGAIVELRCETDFVAKAQDFVNTANELAATVATDGEQAVAKFESIIEDLRLSLKENIALGRVVHFAAGDGDVVSGYLHVQADRGVNAVLVQLHGGTAELAHDIALHIAFARPRYLSRADVPAEEVERERETFEVQARNSGKPEAALAKIVEGRLDGFFKEICLLDQAFVKDEKRKIHDVLAGASVVRFAQVEIGR; translated from the coding sequence GTGGTCAGTGCGAGCGATGTGCAGGCCCTGCGCCGTGCGACGGGCGCAGGCATGCTCGATGCCAAGAAGGCGCTCGAGGAGGCCGATGGCGACGTCGAGCGAGCGACGCGCCTGTTGCGAGAACGAGGCCTCGCCTCGGCTGCCAAGCGCGTCGATCGAGACAACGCCGAGGGAGCGGTTGCGCTGTCGCTGCTCGAGGACCGGGCGGGTGCGATCGTCGAGCTTCGCTGCGAGACGGATTTCGTCGCCAAGGCGCAGGATTTCGTCAACACCGCCAACGAGCTGGCGGCGACCGTCGCGACCGATGGGGAGCAGGCCGTTGCCAAGTTCGAGAGCATCATCGAAGACTTGCGCCTGAGCCTCAAGGAGAACATTGCGCTCGGTCGGGTGGTGCACTTCGCGGCCGGTGACGGCGACGTCGTCTCGGGTTATCTCCACGTCCAGGCAGACCGCGGCGTGAACGCCGTGCTCGTTCAGCTGCACGGCGGCACGGCCGAGCTCGCCCACGACATCGCACTGCACATCGCCTTCGCCCGGCCGCGGTACCTGTCGCGCGCCGACGTCCCAGCCGAGGAGGTCGAGCGCGAGCGTGAGACCTTCGAGGTGCAGGCGCGCAACAGTGGCAAGCCCGAGGCTGCGCTCGCCAAGATCGTCGAGGGTCGCCTCGACGGCTTCTTCAAGGAGATCTGCCTGCTCGACCAGGCCTTCGTGAAGGACGAGAAGCGCAAGATCCACGACGTGCTCGCAGGTGCGTCAGTCGTTCGGTTTGCGCAGGTGGAGATCGGTCGCTGA
- the pyrH gene encoding UMP kinase, with the protein MGASWRRVLLKISGESLAGEDRAQSIDPAILQQLAEELVELRTVHGVEVAVVVGGGNLWRGTDGTQIGIDPPTSDNMGMLATVMNALALQSAIERLGQPVRLQSAITMAELAEPYIRRRAVRHLEKGRIVVFAAGTGNPFFTTDTAAALRAAEIGASVVLKGTHSGVSGIYSSDPRVDPSAVQLERVGYMEVIERNLAVMDMTAITLCKERAIKVVVFDVSLRGNITKAWRGQIGTLVE; encoded by the coding sequence GTGGGGGCCTCCTGGCGACGGGTGCTGCTGAAGATCTCCGGCGAGTCGCTGGCCGGCGAGGATCGAGCTCAATCGATCGACCCGGCGATCTTGCAGCAGCTCGCCGAGGAACTCGTCGAGCTGCGCACGGTGCACGGCGTCGAGGTCGCCGTCGTCGTCGGCGGCGGGAACTTGTGGCGCGGGACCGACGGTACCCAGATCGGCATCGATCCGCCGACGTCGGACAACATGGGCATGCTCGCCACGGTGATGAACGCGCTTGCGCTGCAGAGCGCGATCGAGCGGCTCGGTCAGCCGGTGCGGCTCCAGAGCGCCATCACGATGGCCGAGCTCGCAGAGCCCTACATTCGCCGTCGGGCGGTGCGGCACCTCGAGAAGGGGCGCATCGTCGTGTTCGCCGCCGGCACCGGCAATCCGTTCTTCACCACTGACACCGCAGCCGCGCTGCGGGCCGCCGAGATCGGCGCGAGCGTCGTGCTGAAGGGCACGCACTCGGGTGTGAGCGGGATTTATTCGTCCGATCCCCGGGTCGACCCGTCGGCGGTGCAGCTGGAGCGGGTCGGCTACATGGAGGTCATCGAGCGCAACCTCGCCGTGATGGACATGACCGCTATCACCTTGTGCAAGGAGCGGGCCATCAAGGTCGTCGTCTTCGACGTCTCGTTGCGGGGTAACATCACGAAGGCCTGGCGTGGCCAGATCGGAACGTTGGTGGAGTAA
- the dxr gene encoding 1-deoxy-D-xylulose-5-phosphate reductoisomerase, which produces MPSVAIAGVTGSVGRQAGAVVSRDPERFHVETIVAGSDAGGLIELAKELRPRVVGLAVGGDRERVRQSLDASVEVVVGREALEASAAADIVVNAVSGFAGLAVTRAALLAGRRLALANKESLVAAGDLVAGWLDGGDGELVPVDSEHSAIFQCLGGSRDGADRVASLVLTSSGGPFRTRSAEALRDVSLEEALAHPTWSMGPKITVDSSTLFNKGLEVIEAHYLFEVPYDRIEVVVHPESVVHSMVRFRDGSVIAQLSEPTMELPVAVALYHPERAPYAIGSLDLTRPRSFGFEPVDDARFPALRLAYDAGRLGGAAPCWLNAANEVAVAAFLGGALRWIDIYRVVASTLERFEPTTFASEEDVIEADATARDHARRIVEEVTRG; this is translated from the coding sequence GTGCCGAGCGTCGCCATCGCCGGGGTCACCGGTTCCGTCGGCCGCCAAGCCGGTGCGGTCGTCTCTCGCGACCCGGAACGTTTTCATGTCGAGACCATCGTCGCTGGGAGCGATGCGGGCGGGCTCATCGAGCTCGCCAAGGAGCTACGCCCTCGGGTCGTCGGTCTCGCGGTCGGTGGTGACCGCGAGCGAGTGCGCCAGAGCCTCGATGCGTCCGTGGAGGTGGTCGTCGGTCGCGAAGCGCTCGAGGCGAGCGCAGCGGCCGACATCGTCGTGAACGCCGTGAGCGGCTTCGCGGGTCTCGCCGTGACTCGAGCTGCGCTGCTCGCTGGACGCAGGCTCGCGCTGGCGAACAAGGAGTCGCTGGTTGCAGCGGGGGACCTTGTGGCCGGATGGCTCGACGGTGGCGACGGCGAACTCGTGCCGGTGGACTCCGAGCACTCTGCCATCTTCCAGTGCCTCGGAGGCTCGCGCGATGGCGCAGACCGTGTCGCGTCGCTGGTGCTCACGAGCTCTGGCGGACCCTTCCGTACGCGATCGGCGGAGGCGCTGCGTGACGTGAGCCTGGAGGAGGCGCTCGCCCACCCGACGTGGTCGATGGGGCCGAAGATCACCGTGGACTCGTCGACCCTGTTCAACAAGGGCCTCGAGGTCATCGAGGCACACTACCTCTTCGAGGTTCCCTACGACCGAATCGAGGTGGTGGTGCATCCCGAGAGTGTCGTGCACTCGATGGTGCGCTTTCGGGACGGGTCGGTGATCGCGCAGCTGTCGGAGCCGACCATGGAGTTGCCCGTGGCGGTGGCGCTCTATCACCCCGAGCGCGCGCCGTACGCGATCGGCTCGCTCGATCTCACCCGACCTCGGTCGTTCGGCTTCGAGCCCGTCGACGACGCTCGGTTCCCCGCGTTGCGCCTCGCCTATGACGCCGGTCGACTCGGAGGGGCCGCACCGTGTTGGTTGAACGCAGCGAACGAGGTCGCGGTGGCCGCGTTTCTCGGAGGTGCGCTGCGCTGGATCGACATCTATCGCGTGGTCGCCTCGACGCTGGAGCGGTTCGAGCCGACGACGTTCGCATCCGAGGAGGACGTCATCGAGGCCGATGCGACCGCGCGTGACCACGCTCGACGCATCGTGGAGGAGGTAACTCGTGGCTGA
- a CDS encoding M50 family metallopeptidase, with translation MAEEMEAPTLQEARSFSGRRLAELVVVLVAIIAIAQHAHALGTLAVVAAIVAMVVLHELGHYLVARWSRMEVTEFFVGFGPRIFSWHRKGIEYGLKAILVGGYVRITGMTSAEEVPPEREARTYRSSTFPRRVAVSVAGSVMHFVVAFGMLWYLFSGVGTYASRGVVIEGVAHIPGVVTPAERIGLRAGDTILAVDGHRNPTLAAFASSISHHPGTPVRLVVETPGGRVVSRTAVPIPATMVARYDAAYHSLGSQGVLGVVVAPPVERSSLVGGVVPSARALWSLAGASVSGLVSHFTPHGIATYVSEVTHPSANPTSAKSASRFESPVGIVQLASDAVAAGTGAVLELLVLINVFVGIFNMVPLLPLDGGHVAIAIYERIRSRRGRAYHADVLKLMPITYAVIAVILFLGVTALYLDITHPVPNPFS, from the coding sequence GTGGCTGAGGAGATGGAGGCGCCAACCCTCCAGGAGGCTCGAAGCTTCTCCGGTCGCAGGCTCGCCGAGCTCGTCGTCGTGCTCGTCGCCATCATCGCGATCGCCCAGCACGCCCATGCACTCGGCACCCTCGCCGTCGTGGCGGCGATCGTCGCGATGGTCGTGCTGCACGAACTTGGGCACTACCTGGTCGCGCGGTGGTCGCGCATGGAGGTGACCGAGTTCTTCGTCGGGTTCGGGCCGCGGATCTTCTCGTGGCACCGCAAGGGGATCGAGTACGGCCTGAAGGCGATCCTCGTCGGTGGCTACGTCCGCATCACCGGCATGACGAGCGCGGAAGAGGTCCCGCCCGAGCGTGAGGCGCGCACCTATCGCTCGTCGACCTTCCCCCGACGAGTCGCGGTCAGCGTGGCGGGCTCGGTCATGCACTTCGTCGTGGCATTTGGCATGCTGTGGTACCTGTTCAGTGGGGTCGGGACCTACGCGAGTCGGGGCGTGGTCATCGAGGGGGTCGCACACATCCCAGGGGTGGTGACCCCGGCCGAGCGGATCGGACTGCGTGCTGGCGATACGATCCTCGCCGTCGACGGGCATCGGAACCCTACCCTTGCTGCCTTCGCGTCGTCGATCTCTCACCATCCCGGCACCCCTGTGCGCCTCGTTGTCGAGACGCCCGGCGGTCGAGTCGTCTCGCGCACGGCGGTGCCGATCCCCGCGACCATGGTGGCGAGATACGATGCGGCCTATCACTCCCTGGGTTCCCAAGGCGTGCTCGGCGTGGTGGTTGCGCCTCCAGTCGAACGATCCAGTCTCGTCGGTGGGGTCGTGCCGTCGGCGCGCGCGCTCTGGTCGCTCGCTGGTGCGAGCGTGAGTGGGCTCGTGTCGCACTTCACGCCCCATGGGATCGCGACCTACGTGTCGGAGGTGACGCACCCCTCGGCGAACCCCACCTCGGCAAAGTCCGCGTCTCGCTTCGAGTCCCCCGTGGGGATCGTGCAGCTCGCGTCCGACGCGGTCGCGGCCGGAACCGGCGCCGTGCTCGAGCTCCTCGTGCTGATCAACGTCTTCGTCGGGATCTTCAACATGGTGCCGTTGCTGCCGCTCGACGGCGGACACGTCGCCATCGCGATCTACGAACGCATCCGATCGCGGCGAGGTCGTGCGTACCACGCCGATGTCCTCAAGCTGATGCCGATCACCTACGCTGTGATAGCGGTGATCCTCTTTCTGGGTGTCACCGCGCTGTATCTGGACATCACGCATCCGGTGCCCAACCCGTTCTCGTAG
- a CDS encoding phosphatidate cytidylyltransferase: MTEPLASAVPPGPVRSSGRDEGSDDDTVALPDWREPPTGDVPRVLEELSGIPVRDLGGPRTGELPSIDDETVPWSPPSSTQGERSKLDDDARPRREPSEAATPRAPRHHRRRRDGGEGEATTQDAGVERRTAAGSRRRGGVRGATPGDERSHGGPARSKALSTLTGIALAAIVVVALVLGRIPLLVVVALALELAASEAFSVLHRGGLLEARFLGLAGVGALIGVAYAYGPAGDGGVVVAAFVLGAAWYVLGPLRRPAYEGLSHTLGVVVWVGLLGSYAAVLLRPATFHGHGELVLVVAIATTVADDTAAFFVGSVLGRHRLAPRISPNKTIEGLIGGTVAAIVAGALLGMIAPLSVVEGAILGLVVAVVAPLGDLLESAFKRQFHVKDSGALLPGHGGVLDRIDAMLVVLPASYYLFAVMHLR; encoded by the coding sequence GTGACAGAACCCCTCGCATCCGCGGTGCCACCTGGCCCCGTTCGGTCGTCGGGCCGTGACGAGGGGAGCGACGACGACACCGTGGCCCTCCCCGATTGGCGAGAGCCACCGACCGGTGACGTTCCTCGGGTCCTCGAAGAACTCTCGGGCATCCCGGTGCGCGATCTCGGAGGACCTCGTACCGGTGAGTTGCCCTCGATCGACGACGAAACAGTTCCGTGGTCGCCACCGTCCTCGACCCAAGGTGAGCGATCCAAGCTCGACGACGACGCGCGTCCACGCCGAGAACCGTCCGAGGCTGCGACTCCCCGAGCGCCTCGCCATCATCGGCGCAGGCGCGATGGCGGCGAGGGCGAGGCCACGACTCAGGACGCGGGCGTCGAGCGGCGCACGGCGGCCGGCTCGCGTCGTCGAGGGGGCGTTCGCGGCGCGACGCCCGGCGACGAGCGATCCCACGGCGGCCCCGCCCGGTCCAAGGCGCTCAGCACCCTCACCGGCATTGCGCTCGCTGCGATCGTGGTCGTAGCCCTCGTCCTGGGGCGGATCCCGTTGCTCGTCGTCGTCGCGCTCGCGCTCGAGCTGGCTGCTTCGGAGGCCTTCAGCGTGCTGCACCGCGGCGGGCTCCTCGAGGCGCGCTTCCTCGGGCTCGCCGGGGTCGGGGCACTCATCGGAGTCGCTTACGCCTACGGTCCGGCCGGTGATGGCGGCGTCGTCGTTGCAGCTTTCGTCCTGGGCGCAGCGTGGTATGTCCTCGGACCACTGCGGCGTCCTGCCTACGAGGGGCTCTCGCACACGCTGGGCGTGGTTGTGTGGGTCGGGCTCCTTGGCTCCTATGCAGCGGTCCTGCTCCGACCGGCGACGTTCCACGGGCACGGCGAGCTCGTCCTCGTCGTCGCCATCGCGACGACGGTGGCCGACGACACCGCGGCTTTCTTCGTCGGATCGGTGCTCGGTCGCCATCGGCTGGCGCCGCGGATCTCGCCCAACAAGACGATCGAAGGGCTTATCGGCGGTACGGTCGCAGCCATCGTGGCCGGCGCGCTGCTCGGGATGATCGCCCCGCTCAGCGTCGTGGAAGGAGCGATACTCGGACTGGTCGTCGCGGTGGTGGCTCCGCTCGGCGATCTGCTCGAGAGTGCCTTCAAGCGCCAGTTTCATGTCAAGGACTCGGGGGCGCTGCTGCCTGGCCACGGAGGGGTTCTCGATCGCATCGACGCGATGCTCGTCGTGCTCCCAGCCAGCTACTACCTCTTCGCGGTGATGCATCTCAGGTAG